DNA sequence from the Nicotiana tomentosiformis chromosome 3, ASM39032v3, whole genome shotgun sequence genome:
AATAATGGCTCCTCCTACAAGGCAGACGGTGTAAACTTTGAATGTAATAGTGAAAGCCCTGCAATTTTTTAATGCATGAGCCTGAAATGCTGAATATTTTATGTTGCATATTAAACACTAAATGCAAAAGTCTTTAATTTCAAACAATAAACACCTACGCCCCAAATATAAACTTGGTTTCCCAAAGATTTAGGAGAAAAATGTAACAATCAAGATTTTAACCTTGACCTCACGAATATGGGGCATTTTGAGGCATTGTTTTTCTAGTTGTTCTGTAGTTTGTATGTTACTTTTTACTTTTCTATTTGGTAAGGAGCTAGACTTAAATTGAGGATTTTAAAAACTAAAAGGATTAAACAAATCTTGACATCTTATGTTTGGATCGAATGTCGTTTATTTTTAGGAAATTGAATAAAACAGAACACTCGAGAGATTGTATTATACTCCCATTATACACCAAAAAGCCAAAAGATAAAGACACCTATATTTCAGTCCATGTATATTGCTATTTTGCgcttaaaaaaaagaaaaaaaacttgcTTCTTTTCTTTCCACAAAAAAAATCACCAAATGCCGGTCCTTAATTGTCTTGGGCAAAGTCCACCTCATATTAAAGATGAGGAAAACACAGTAATATCTGTGAGGCCAAAACACAAAGAAAGGAGAGGTGATAACAACATCTTGTGCACGTGACATCTCCTTTTATGTAAATCAATGTTAAGTGACAACTACTGAGCACTCTCCTACAGAAACATGCTACCTTATAAAAGAGGTTTCCTTTTCCAGATTTTCTTCCATGGCTTGAGACTAGCCATCCTTGCTTATGGCCAGAGTTCACAGGTAATTTCCCTTTTTTCAGCCGTGTCCAGATAGATTTAGCGAGTCTATCATTTAGTAGACTTCGAAAGCTTCCCAGATAATGTCACCAAGCATTATAACTACGTTCTGTAGTTAAGTCTGTGCGAAGTGAATAAACTTTTACTTGCAAAGCTCTTAATAAATAATGTCACAGCAAACATTTCAGCATGTTAATACTGGATACAATTCACCTCCATGGAAACAAACGGTTAAGACAACACAAAAGATCAGAATTCATAAGAATCGGCTGGAGAAGGACCCGCAGTAACCATTGACGCATAGGATGGGAAATCTGAAATTATATCTCAGCATAGACAATCTAAACACGTATTTTCCTTGCAAAAACATGCAATAAGCTAATTTTATAATCATGAACTTGAACTATGTTAGTACAAGTCCAAGCATGCCAAAATAATAAACCACAAATCACAATTCAAGTGCAGAATGATGACAACTTTTGCAAATACTACCCCATAAAAGGAACAGTATCATCACAGTTTGATCTACATATATTTATACCTTTCAGCTTCATTTCCAAAAAAGTAGAGGAAATGAGGTGATAACAGCTGAGAGATACAAGGGAAATATCCCACACACAGATCGCCTGGTATAGAAAAGGAATAAGGTAAAAGGATTCAATAAGACACGCCGGTGTAATTAATTGAGGGAGCCATAAAGATTATGAACATGGGTTTCAGTAGTGCaccaaagaaaagaaaggagagaCCTACTCATTCAATCAATACTACTAGTAATGAACATATATAATTCAACACAACGGTTAGATTCCATAGAGGTATTGATTATCTCAACATATTATACAATTACACCATACagttttctaggccatcaaataaaaTTATGCTAGTAAATAAAGTACAACTAGAAATGCATGAAAGTTGAAACACTCAAGAGAATGATTTAACTCTTATAATGAGAGCATTGGAGAATCAATGTTGCCTATTTTAATTTGATTATTCATCCACTTAACAATTTACAACAGCAGACGCTACTTGCAAGAAGACAAAGCCACAATATGAACAAGGATTTGAATTATATATCCTTACATAGAGTTAGAGGAATAAGCCTACAACAGGACTGTCTTTACCTTTTGCTTTCCAGAAATAACAGTGTGGCACAGGGAGGCGAACAGAATCTTCAGGTGAACCTCCATTTTCTGTGGAGGTGCAACCTCTACTTCTTGAATTAACCATGGGTTCCTGGCTCCCATGCAACCACAGCTGCAGCATGTAATTCAAGTTCACCCAAGATTTACTCAACCTAGTAAATGAAAATGGAAAACAATGAAACCAAGTGTCAATGTAAAACTGATTCAGAAAAAGAGAGTCAAACCCATGTGCTCAAAATCATTTTCCAAAAGCCAAGCATGCAAATATCATAGATTTCTACCATGTAGAATGACAATGACCAACTCCCTCCATTCAAAAAAGAGTTATGATTTGGTCAACAACATACTCAATGTAGTCCCATAAGTGGGGTCTGGatagggtagtgtgtatgcaaaccttacccctaccttgtgaaggtagagaggctatttccgatagatccTCGCCTCAAGAAAAGCATAATCATAGCAGTTTAGAAAAGGAAATATAGCAGAGAAGAATCCATGTAAAGAGAAGCAGTAACCATAGCCAGAAAATAAGACAACCAAAGCAAAAAAATAGCACGTAGTATTAGAAATCTAAGAATAGGAAATCTGAGAATACACTAGTACTTCAAGTATAGAAAAGCAATACAAGTATGAAAAGGAATTACGCACGACTGCTTACTTCCTCACTACCCTAATCATCGACCTCCAccccctcctatcaagggtcacgTCCTCGGCAAGCTGAAGATATGCCATaccctgcctaatcacctctccccaataacTAATCCACCTTCTGAGAATGAAAATTAAAGAAAAGACATTAAAGAGTTAAGTATTTCTTTTAATAAGCTACattaaagaattataaaaattaCACCTCTTAATATAAGTTATAAACCGCACAATTTAAGAATCAAGCTTGCCAAAAACAATAAAGAAATCGAGATAAGAGAAAAGTATTCCATGTCGGAAATAGTTGCAAATGACCAGTCAAACTTAACCAATTTCTTACATACGATCATGATCAGGATAATTTAAGAAAATACAGAAAAATGAGAATAAAGAATTCGTATAATAATAAGCTAACCAAGAAGAGGCAGAACATAGATCAATTTTACAAAAGTCTAGGACAAAGAATTCACTTTTGCAAGAAATGACCTGACCAGCAGTATTGCTAAACATGAGGCATTCCTCTTTCCTCTGTATTTGTATGTGATTGATTGGCTTTTTGGCTTTAGATGATCATCGATGCACGTATCTGCATATACCCAGTGAGTAAGAGAGTGGAATGTGGAAACCACACAGCCATGAAGGTGAAGAAAAATACTTTAGTAACACAGATTGCACAATGTAGATAGTAAagtgaaaataacaaaaataaagacCAGGGACCTGAAGCAGAGgataaacagaaaatcaaacctTGGGAGGTGTAACATAGGTGCCGTTTGTGGAGGCTGAGGAGAGGCGAGGCAATGTCAGCAGCAACTGCAATGGAAGTTGAAGGTGACAGCAAACTGGAAGGCTGAGAGGATCTAAGTTGAAAGCTGAGACAactgaaaattttctttgacAGTTTTTTTTGGTTAAAACCGTATAATGCACACTCCTACCCTTTCTTCCATAGACAAAACAGCTAGAGAGATGCATTCAACCTTGGCATGGGACAAAAGAATTAGATAAAGAATTGCTAGCTTTTTGTATGTCACTACAATAGAAAACTAAGTATTTGGTCCTAAGATCTCGAGATAAAGATTTCCTGTCCGTCTTCTGGAGCTGCTTTACAACTTCAATGAAAACTCCAAAGTCCGGCTTGAGACCCTTGTCAATCATTTCATTAAGAATGTTTTGAGCAGTCATAAGGTCTCCTTTCTTCTGATGAAGCCTCACCAGCAAGCTGTATAGTACATTGCCACAGTGGTTATATTTGGCGCTCATGCCAATCACATACTTATATGCTTTCTCACGCTCACCCGCCTCAAGCAAAACCTTAAGATAGGCAGCATGAGTAGTAGAACGAGGTTCCACATTCTCATTTACCATCAACTTCAAAAATTCGGAGGCAATGTCAACCTGACCACGGCTAGATGAATGATATACTAGAGTTTCATAAGTTATTGCATCTGGATTGAGACCCTTATTTCTCATTTCTTCGAGCACAATAGACACATCTTCCATCTTATCATTCTTACACAATGTGCCAAGCAGGTAGTTATATGAATTGGTGTTAGGAGAACAACCAAGTTCAAACATCTCGTTGATAATAGCTCGCGCTTCTTCAATGTGGCCTGCCTTACACCTTTTACGGATCAAAATATTGTAGTGAGAAGCTGTTCTTTCAGTGATCTCTATTACAAATGTTGCCATTTCGAACATGTCCAAGCAACAGAACATCTCGATTAATCCATAAACACCAGAACCACGACAGGATCCTCCAACCTCATTTAGCATATCAACCACTTTCCTTGTAGAATTCATCAATGAATCCTTACTCGATCCACATAGAGTTAAGAACCCAAAAGCCTTGTCAGTTAAACAAATTTCTTCTGTCTTAAACTCTACCAACAAAGAGAACATTGTTTTATAGTCATCTAACCATCCACAATTACATATAATCAGACTATTGACATAAGCACTGCGATAAAATTCAGGATACGAGTCTCGAAGCCAATTAAAGAACTTTAATCCAGATATTCTTTGttctttcaaaagctcaaaaatCTCAATGATGAGCTTTAATGATAGTTTTGGAGCCACCAATCTTAACCTGTGCATCAAGTCTTCCCTACCACCCTTGAGAATCTCAATTATTTCCAAAGTTTCTTCTGAATACACACTTACCGAAGGCTTACTAAGTCTACTCTTTTCAATTGTCAATTCATCAGTACAAGAACCTGCCACATTCTCAAACTTTTCATTATCACGAAAAACATAGTTGAGTCGGAAGGTTGTACACGAACACCTCTAATGAGGGATCCACAATTATGGCCTAAACAAATGAAAAAACAACAAGAAGCTAAGCACCTTCATCTCGAATACTGCATACATATGTGCACTGATCTCAAAGATTCATTTCTACAAATTGGGTATTAATTAACTTGGCAACTTGGATAATATCCATGTGGGATACTATAAAAGAAGGTTTTTTGAATAAGGGCTGGATCAAGATTCCATTTAGAAGGAGATCCAGTggaattagaaaaagaaaacCGTTAGGTGGTTCTAAAAGAAACAGCACTCTTCTACTACTAAACAAAATTGGAAGCGACTGAGAAGGGATAATGAGAATTGAATGTGACTGGAGAATACACCTTGAACGAAAGAGGTTATGAGAAGAGTTTAGACTTATAGCTAATGAGAAGCTGAGGCAGAAAAGTTTGGGACTTGAGTAATCTCAGGAAGGTTAGAACCTTTTACTCAAAAATCTTTCTTTTATTCCTTCATCCTACTGCTGCTAGGAGAAGCTTGAATAGCCACAGTGGAGATAAACACGGGGTTAGTCACACAAAAACTGCAGAACGTATTATTTTCAGTTAGACAATAAGGTTTGAGCCAATAGCATTACTCTTTGAAATTTAGCCCTCTTTGCAGCTACAATTTGACTTCACATGTACTGTTGTTTCGACTATGAAAGGCCAGATCATGCAGAATGATATCtttttttctgttttgttttAGCTAATGGTTTAGAAGATCATGCCGAATGATATCGAGTTTAACTTACCCATAAATATGCTTTCTCAAACTCTTTAACTTAGGGACAAGAAATCTTCTTGGTTAAGCTAAACAGAATACATAATAATAGCGTGTTAAGAACGTAATAGGCCAGCAGCCTACTTTGGTAACACTTTCCagccttctctttttttttatcaAGAACACATTTAAGCATTCAAAATAACCAGACAGCAAATTTGCAGCTACAGATAACAGTGTTTATTTCCCCACTATCTTTACACTCCGAACTTATTTTCAGAAAGCATGACAATGTAGTTCTAATAATACGCTACTCAATAGATAAGAAGAGTGTAAGACCTTAAGCAAAATAAACATAAGCCCTACAAACAACACATAAAGCATGCATTTTTACAGTGTTTTGAGATGAAATCTAGAGTTCTCACTGAAAAAGTCTGTACCTTTTCCCTCTTGACCGCCACCAAGTTTTATAGACCAAAACCCACCATCAAGAAACTGTCTTTCTGTTCCCTCAACACTTGCTGAATCTTCATTGAACACTGATTCATCCGTTTCAGAAGAGAGCTTCCAAGTATATAAAGGGTCTGAAActttgccattgttgttgttgttacctgTGGAGAAGAAAAAGGAGTTCCTAGGAAAGAAATTAGGCTTGGGAATGGAAAATGAGGATTTAGGGGGaaagggtttagggtttaagaaGTGGGTTTTGGAGGAAACTAGGGTTAGCAATAGGAGGTGTGAAGATTTTGAGATGAAGCGATAGAGCATTGCAGACTACAGAGGAAAGAGAAAGAGGAATAGAGGGAGGGGTAAAAGTGGATTAAGAAGAACAAGCTCTCCCCTTTTTTTCCCAGGTCACGAAAAGATCACTTGTCTCAACGATTTTAGGAACATTCGCTAAGCACAAGTGATAGTTTAATATCATGAAGATTGAAGAGCttagaattacacggtttgacaTATTTATCTGGTCAAATaattatttggtcagtataaaaTTGGGTGTAATTTAATGGTGCTTATTGGACGGATCGAACGAataattacgcttaacggttcggcttatcggttatcggattataaatgtagtaatccgctagccatccaataacAACGATgcggattggtatcggattaacgactatcgggcggtttatcggctaaatcaaataaaaaaaattttgaAGAATCATAAATCAATGCTAAACagtttcaaatcaataccaaatttttaatatcATATAAGATATAAcagtatttttaaattttgaagagTCTTCTTCCAAGTTCCAATCTAGTTCATATACTCATACATGTATGAAATCAAACTTTGAGTAACATTCGTTCTTCACAAGAAATTCAGATGGTAAAACCAAAAATCCAGAAAATCACACTTTAATTTGTTAGATGCATGCAAAAAAGACATAAAACCAGACACTCCAGCTATTACGGATAACGGACAATTCAACAAATTACtttcaatagtactttatatacataggggtaaaagtgtagatataaaaattcttaacgggttaacgatttacccgataagaaaattatgtaatccgcccccaaaccgttaagccgttaattataaaatctcaatccgttcaccatctattaccccgataatccgatatcaataagccaataagccatCGATTCGGTTCGGTTAAcagtttcggttcggttttgaataGTCCTAGTCTCAAGGGGAGGTAAGAATTTGTGATAATTGCACTGTGTAATTACAATGTTGCTTTTAAATtactttcctttttgtttttattttaatttattttctttataactttttatttttattattataatttttttactttttaatttcttttgaaattttaaaatattttttttgtacattatttatcttttatttctctacctttacttcttgtgattccatgtcattgattatattttatttcttatttattttattattctagtttttgaaactacacctactaatattagaaataatgagtcattaaTAAACTTGGCACATAATGAGTTATGCAATTAAAGTAGAATTTCACTGTTGAATGTGGTTATAAACTTATTATATTTCCTAATCTTAAGTTATGTTGGAATTTGTCATATTTAaacttttggggggggggggagtggaattgtattatattatattcttggttccaatttacttgttttagtTGCATTGGCTCACATTGCATGTTGTTCatttttagttagaattgatagattagttttgtcacatatttaaataatgttatgacattatatttaGCTTTTATAAGTAACTAAACCAACTATTATTAATTtgatatatacatacatatatatatatatatatatatatatatatatatatatatatatatatatatatatatatatatatatgattactaattaatgtatattcacgaaaaaatatacatcgtaaataccaaatctaatatcatttatacttacaaaaaattatttatatgcatatatttattatattaacttttaagttttgataattacctcatttaaaatttaatttaactGTGTAATTACACTTGTGCAATCAAACAGTAAACTTGTAATTACACTATGACAAACAAACAGGTCATCGTAATTATAATATTATGTAATTACTAGGCTGTATAATTTCTACCCTAGTGATTACACCAATTCCAATTACCTGGTGGCTTTTCAAACAGACTCGAATTCCTAATCAATAAATTAGGTTGTAGAAAGAAAAAAAGCGTACTCCATACGGTagtcaatattttaaaaaaagtatCGAATATCAATACTCAATGATTATAGGCCAAATACCTAAGCGACCCCTTAAAGTTGGCTCCAGTTTCTATTTTGATACTTTAACTAAGCTCAATACATATTGAACACTTTAGCTTCAATAAAAATGTACCTATTGAGCGCATATGCTGACATGACATAGTGTCTATAATTACACGCTCTTTTGAGAGCGTggaaaaaaaaagtaaaggaaatactccttaattttaattttttttttctcttctctcCTTAATCTTATTTTTTTTGCCACCATCATCTCTAGCACAACTCCACCATAGCCATGGCCTTTGACACAAAATTTCATCCCTACCGGTCCATCACTGCCAAACCGCCTAAACTCAGAAGCCTCtccatttttgaaaaatcttaCTCCAATGTAGTAATATTCCAATCTAAGTTTAATCACAGTTTTGAACTCTAACTTCGTGGGGTCAACCATAGACTATTACTGTCTATCTCAATTTTGAGATTTAGGGAATAAATTTGGAGTTCTAATTTCATTTGAGTTAGAATTTGTTGGTTGAGACCGTTTGCTGCATGAGAATTAATTTGAGGAGAAAATTTGACCTCCATGAAAGGAGTTTCAAGCTTGAATTAAAAGAAAAAGGATATGAAAACTTTGACTAAAAATCAATTGGGTGTTATAGATTCTtgttggaaatatttttgaaaatccGAATCTAATGTTTGAGTGCATTTTAAGCTGGTTTGAATTGGGTTTTGGTTCAAATTTTTCGGAGCCTTCATTGCGAGAAAGACGACTTGGCTTCCTTGAATTCATAcctattttttgaatttaattactTATTTATATTCGAATTTACAAATATGCTTATTTCAATTGGTTGTTGTTTGCTCAGATTAGTGATTGTGTGTGGTTCTACTTGTTATTTGGAGAAGACGAGGAAGGGGTTCAGCGAGGAACTGCAGTAGCTAGGGAATCAGGTCGGTGAGGAATTGGGGATGATGGTAGGTAGGGGGCAACGAAGGGGTTGTGGTGggccttttttcttcttttttttttctctcttcaaatttgatttttttgtCTTGCTGACATGTCATTTTCTCATTGGTCTTGTTTGCCAAGTAGATATCAAGTGATATTCACACTCTAAACACaatgtagaattattaaattTGTATTTAATCGGTACATTTTTATTGAAGTTGAAGTGTTCAATAGGTATTGAGCTTGGTTGAG
Encoded proteins:
- the LOC104111912 gene encoding pentatricopeptide repeat-containing protein At1g52640, mitochondrial-like produces the protein MLYRFISKSSHLLLLTLVSSKTHFLNPKPFPPKSSFSIPKPNFFPRNSFFFSTGNNNNNGKVSDPLYTWKLSSETDESVFNEDSASVEGTERQFLDGGFWSIKLGGGQEGKGSCTDELTIEKSRLSKPSVSVYSEETLEIIEILKGGREDLMHRLRLVAPKLSLKLIIEIFELLKEQRISGLKFFNWLRDSYPEFYRSAYVNSLIICNCGWLDDYKTMFSLLVEFKTEEICLTDKAFGFLTLCGSSKDSLMNSTRKVVDMLNEVGGSCRGSGVYGLIEMFCCLDMFEMATFVIEITERTASHYNILIRKRCKAGHIEEARAIINEMFELGCSPNTNSYNYLLGTLCKNDKMEDVSIVLEEMRNKGLNPDAITYETLVYHSSSRGQVDIASEFLKLMVNENVEPRSTTHAAYLKVLLEAGEREKAYKYVIGMSAKYNHCGNVLYSLLVRLHQKKGDLMTAQNILNEMIDKGLKPDFGVFIEVVKQLQKTDRKSLSRDLRTKYLVFYCSDIQKASNSLSNSFVPCQG